One Gloeothece verrucosa PCC 7822 DNA window includes the following coding sequences:
- a CDS encoding phycobilisome rod-core linker polypeptide, protein MSVKASGGSSLARPQLYQTVPVSAITQAEQQDRFLAKAELNELVAYFRSGNKRIEIAQTLTNNSDLIVSRAANRIFTGGSPMSYLEKPVEAPSPQLAAVAAGTVQQRDLGTVTYVESSGSSGSGLFGGLRSIFTSSGPIPPGFRPINVSRYGPSNMQKSLRDLSWFLRYVTYAIVAGDPNILVVNTRGLREVIENACSTDATLVALQEMRASSIDYFRRDEEAKGIVAQYFEILINEFKAPTPANKLRQRPSADQQGLELPQSYYNAAEKRQKFVMKPGLSESEKGAVIKAAYRQIFERDITRAYSQSISYLESQVRNGDISMKEFVRRLAKSPLYRQQFFEPFINSRALELAFRHILGRGPSSREEVQNYFSIVSTGGLAALVDALVDSQEYADYFGEETVPYLRGLGLEAQECRNWGMQQDLFNYSAPFRKVPQFITTFAKYNRPLPDQHVYGAGNDPLEIQFGAIFPKETRNPSSSPAPFGKDTRRILIHRGPGINNQVGNPGARAEFPGSLGPKVFRLNNELPGSSNGVSVKFGESSTQAVILAAYRQVFGRLPYEGQRLSVPEIKLENGDITVREFIKILAKSEAFRKLYWTPYYVVKAIEYIHRRLLGRPTYGRQEMNQYFDICAKKGFYALIDAIIDSPEYSEAFGEDTIPYERYVTPGGLQLRTRPGNLGEEIGRRVDKEVTPRFVELGQVTQIRTEPEIKFRINQGVNVIRAQSKVFKLISNLDKVAVKNTISAAYRQIFERDLDPYIVQAEFTALESKLSNAEITVKEFIEGLGRSDLYIKEFYAPYPNTKVIELGTKHFLGRAPLNQKEIQKYNQILASEGIRAFIGAMVNSMEYLQVFGEDTVPYRRFPTLPAANFPNTEKLYNKLTKQDNEIVVPSFKPVVKVGG, encoded by the coding sequence ATGAGTGTTAAGGCAAGTGGTGGAAGCTCGTTAGCACGACCCCAACTGTACCAGACTGTCCCAGTCTCTGCCATTACCCAAGCAGAACAACAAGATCGCTTTCTGGCCAAGGCAGAACTCAATGAGTTGGTCGCCTACTTCCGTTCTGGAAACAAACGGATAGAAATCGCACAGACGTTAACGAATAACTCTGACCTGATCGTCTCCCGTGCAGCTAATCGGATCTTCACGGGAGGATCGCCCATGTCATATTTAGAAAAACCCGTAGAAGCCCCCAGTCCCCAATTAGCTGCGGTAGCTGCGGGTACAGTACAGCAAAGAGATTTAGGAACCGTTACTTACGTTGAAAGTAGTGGTAGTAGCGGTAGCGGATTGTTCGGCGGTTTGCGCTCTATCTTTACCTCCAGTGGACCGATTCCACCGGGTTTTCGTCCGATTAACGTTTCGCGCTACGGTCCAAGCAATATGCAAAAGTCTCTGCGAGACTTGTCTTGGTTCCTACGCTATGTAACTTATGCGATCGTAGCCGGTGACCCCAATATCCTAGTGGTTAATACCCGAGGACTGCGGGAAGTGATTGAGAATGCTTGTTCTACTGATGCGACTCTCGTGGCCCTTCAGGAAATGCGAGCTTCTTCAATAGACTATTTCCGCCGCGATGAAGAAGCTAAAGGAATTGTGGCTCAATATTTCGAGATCCTCATCAACGAATTTAAAGCCCCAACTCCGGCTAATAAACTTCGTCAACGTCCTTCGGCCGATCAGCAAGGGTTAGAACTGCCTCAAAGTTATTACAATGCGGCAGAAAAACGGCAAAAATTTGTGATGAAGCCGGGACTTTCTGAGTCTGAAAAAGGCGCAGTCATTAAGGCGGCTTACCGGCAAATTTTTGAGCGCGATATTACCCGCGCCTACAGCCAATCAATTTCTTACCTAGAATCTCAGGTCAGAAATGGCGACATTTCTATGAAAGAATTTGTCCGTCGTTTGGCTAAATCTCCTCTGTATCGCCAACAATTTTTTGAACCCTTCATTAACAGTCGCGCCCTAGAATTGGCTTTCCGTCATATCCTAGGCCGGGGTCCGAGTTCTCGTGAAGAAGTTCAAAACTATTTCTCCATCGTCTCTACAGGGGGACTAGCCGCTTTAGTTGATGCTTTAGTGGATTCTCAGGAGTATGCCGATTACTTTGGAGAAGAAACCGTTCCCTATCTGCGAGGACTCGGACTAGAAGCTCAAGAGTGTCGTAACTGGGGAATGCAGCAAGACCTGTTTAACTACAGCGCTCCTTTCCGCAAAGTGCCTCAGTTTATTACCACTTTTGCGAAATACAATCGACCCTTACCCGATCAGCACGTTTATGGGGCTGGTAATGATCCGCTAGAAATCCAATTCGGCGCGATCTTCCCGAAAGAAACCCGTAATCCTAGCTCGAGTCCGGCACCCTTTGGTAAAGATACCCGCCGGATTTTAATTCACCGTGGCCCTGGAATTAACAACCAAGTGGGTAACCCGGGTGCAAGAGCGGAGTTCCCCGGTTCTCTTGGTCCTAAAGTGTTCCGCTTAAATAATGAACTGCCCGGTAGCAGCAATGGGGTAAGCGTTAAATTTGGCGAAAGTTCCACTCAAGCTGTGATTTTAGCCGCTTACCGTCAGGTATTTGGACGACTGCCCTATGAAGGTCAACGTCTATCCGTGCCTGAAATTAAGCTAGAAAACGGAGACATTACCGTTCGGGAGTTTATTAAGATTCTGGCTAAATCAGAAGCTTTCCGCAAGCTCTACTGGACTCCTTATTATGTGGTTAAAGCCATCGAGTATATTCATCGTCGTCTGTTAGGTCGTCCGACTTATGGTCGTCAAGAGATGAACCAATACTTTGATATTTGCGCTAAGAAGGGTTTCTATGCTCTGATTGATGCGATTATCGACTCTCCTGAATATAGCGAAGCTTTTGGGGAAGATACCATTCCCTATGAGCGCTATGTGACTCCTGGGGGGCTACAATTACGGACACGTCCAGGCAATTTAGGCGAAGAAATCGGCCGTCGTGTGGATAAGGAAGTTACCCCACGCTTTGTGGAATTGGGACAAGTAACCCAAATTCGTACTGAACCTGAAATTAAGTTCCGCATTAATCAAGGGGTTAACGTTATACGCGCCCAAAGCAAGGTGTTTAAACTGATCTCTAATCTCGATAAAGTGGCAGTTAAAAACACTATTAGTGCGGCTTACCGTCAAATCTTTGAACGTGACCTCGATCCGTATATTGTTCAAGCAGAATTTACCGCTCTTGAAAGTAAACTCAGCAACGCAGAAATTACCGTTAAAGAGTTTATTGAAGGTTTAGGTCGTTCTGATCTTTACATTAAGGAGTTTTATGCTCCCTATCCCAATACTAAAGTGATTGAGTTAGGTACCAAGCACTTCTTAGGCCGCGCACCCCTCAATCAAAAAGAAATTCAGAAGTACAACCAAATTCTGGCTTCAGAGGGTATCCGTGCCTTTATTGGGGCGATGGTTAACAGTATGGAGTATCTCCAAGTGTTCGGCGAAGATACCGTTCCTTATCGTCGCTTCCCCACCCTGCCGGCGGCTAACTTCCCCAATACCGAGAAGTTATATAACAAGCTGACTAAGCAGGACAATGAGATAGTTGTTCCTAGCTTTAAACCAGTGGTTAAAGTTGGCGGCTAA
- a CDS encoding XisI protein produces the protein MEGINYSQLIQEILTNHSADDLAKGTEIQLLFDTQRHHYQVLNIGWQDLKRVYGVIIHVDIKDDKIWIQRDGTEIGIAEELLAAGVPKDKIVLGFQAPYKRPFTDFAVS, from the coding sequence ATGGAAGGAATAAATTACTCCCAATTAATTCAAGAAATATTAACTAATCATTCTGCTGATGATCTTGCCAAGGGGACAGAAATTCAACTGTTATTTGATACCCAACGTCATCATTATCAAGTTTTAAATATTGGATGGCAAGACTTAAAAAGAGTATATGGCGTAATTATTCATGTTGATATAAAAGATGACAAAATTTGGATTCAAAGAGATGGGACTGAAATCGGTATAGCTGAGGAATTGTTGGCTGCCGGCGTTCCTAAAGACAAGATTGTTTTAGGCTTTCAGGCTCCCTATAAACGTCCATTTACTGATTTTGCTGTTAGTTAA
- a CDS encoding class I SAM-dependent methyltransferase: MTDEAATRTAVQTLYNTYPFPPEPLLDEPPPGYNWRWNWIAAYNFCCGQKPPRENIRILDAGCGTGVGTEYLILLNPQAEIVGIDLSEKALEIAQERCRRSGVSAKHGSTVSFHHLKLEEASQLSGEFDLINSVGVLHHLPDPTQGIQALAAKLAPGGLMHIFVYSEIGRWEIQLMQKAITLLQGNRRGDYQDGVFVGRQLFASLPENNRLVKREKERWSLENHRDESFADMYVHPQEIDYNVDTLFELIDASGLEFIGFSNPHYWQLERLIGKSPELIERAKNLSEREKYRLVELLDPEITHYEFFLGKPPIYKADWSKDETLLAAIPEVHPCMHGWPNSSFLDYDYRPVSITETEYQFLQACDGKSTVGEILQIRKVGLNGVRSLQHRQLVILTPTH, encoded by the coding sequence ATGACCGACGAAGCCGCTACTAGGACTGCTGTTCAAACCCTCTACAATACCTATCCTTTCCCCCCCGAACCCCTTTTAGATGAACCGCCACCGGGTTATAACTGGCGCTGGAATTGGATCGCGGCTTATAATTTTTGTTGCGGGCAAAAGCCTCCTAGAGAAAACATTCGCATTTTAGACGCAGGATGCGGCACAGGAGTGGGTACAGAATATTTAATCCTCCTCAACCCCCAAGCAGAAATTGTCGGTATAGATTTAAGTGAAAAAGCCTTAGAAATTGCTCAAGAACGCTGTCGTCGTTCGGGTGTCTCGGCTAAACATGGCTCAACCGTCTCCTTCCATCATCTTAAATTAGAAGAGGCTTCCCAACTATCAGGGGAATTTGATTTAATCAATTCTGTGGGAGTTTTGCATCATTTACCCGATCCCACTCAAGGAATTCAAGCATTAGCCGCTAAATTAGCCCCCGGCGGGTTAATGCACATCTTCGTCTATTCGGAAATAGGACGGTGGGAAATTCAACTGATGCAAAAAGCTATCACCCTTTTACAAGGAAATAGACGCGGTGACTATCAAGATGGGGTCTTTGTCGGTCGTCAATTATTTGCTTCATTACCAGAAAATAACCGGCTTGTCAAGCGAGAAAAGGAACGTTGGTCATTAGAAAATCATCGGGATGAATCTTTTGCCGATATGTATGTTCATCCTCAAGAAATTGATTACAATGTCGATACTTTATTCGAGTTAATCGACGCATCAGGATTAGAATTTATAGGTTTTTCTAACCCTCATTATTGGCAATTAGAACGGTTAATTGGTAAGTCTCCCGAGTTGATAGAAAGAGCAAAAAATTTAAGTGAACGAGAAAAATATCGTCTTGTAGAATTGCTTGACCCTGAAATTACTCACTATGAATTTTTCTTAGGAAAACCCCCTATCTATAAGGCAGACTGGTCAAAAGATGAAACCCTTTTAGCCGCTATCCCTGAAGTTCATCCTTGTATGCACGGTTGGCCCAATAGCAGTTTTTTGGATTATGATTATCGACCAGTTAGTATTACTGAAACTGAATATCAGTTTCTACAAGCTTGTGATGGTAAGTCAACCGTAGGGGAAATTTTACAAATAAGAAAAGTAGGGTTAAATGGAGTGCGCTCTCTCCAACATCGACAGTTAGTTATTCTGACTCCTACTCATTAA
- a CDS encoding Uma2 family endonuclease, translating to MTAIFSTPQDTDIFYPSEDGEPLAETYDHLYAILTTLEMLKGYFKDRRATVLADQFLYYSQGFPALRVAPDVMVIFDVEPGGRDNYKIWQEQQVPSVIFEMTSSSTQEQDKVFKKTLYEQLGVKEYWLFDPKGEWIAHKLQGYRLEGEEYQLINEYRSEPLGLTLKVEGKLLAFYREDNGEKLLIPDELREALEQQRQRAELAEQQVEQERRRAELAEQRAEQLAAKLRELGIDPDL from the coding sequence ATGACAGCTATTTTTTCCACTCCCCAAGATACAGACATTTTTTATCCGAGTGAGGATGGTGAACCGTTGGCAGAAACTTATGATCATCTCTATGCTATTTTAACGACGTTAGAAATGCTGAAAGGTTATTTCAAAGATCGTCGAGCAACAGTTTTAGCTGATCAATTTTTATATTACTCCCAAGGGTTTCCAGCTTTAAGAGTTGCTCCTGATGTGATGGTTATTTTTGATGTTGAACCCGGTGGCAGAGATAATTATAAAATTTGGCAAGAACAACAAGTTCCGAGCGTCATTTTTGAGATGACTTCCTCTAGCACTCAAGAACAGGATAAAGTTTTTAAAAAGACTCTTTATGAACAGTTAGGGGTTAAAGAATATTGGTTATTTGATCCTAAAGGTGAATGGATCGCCCATAAATTACAAGGTTATCGTTTAGAGGGCGAAGAATATCAGCTAATAAATGAATATCGCAGTGAACCGTTAGGTTTAACCTTGAAAGTAGAAGGAAAATTATTAGCTTTTTACCGAGAAGATAACGGTGAAAAGTTACTCATTCCTGATGAACTTAGGGAAGCTTTAGAGCAACAGCGACAACGTGCCGAACTCGCTGAACAACAAGTCGAACAAGAGCGGCGACGCGCCGAACTTGCCGAACAACGGGCCGAACAATTAGCGGCTAAATTACGAGAATTAGGAATTGATCCAGACCTGTAA
- a CDS encoding element excision factor XisH family protein yields MSAKDVFHDAVRVALEKDGWVITQDPLHLTYCRVG; encoded by the coding sequence ATGTCAGCGAAAGATGTCTTTCATGATGCTGTAAGAGTGGCACTCGAAAAAGATGGATGGGTAATTACTCAAGATCCACTCCATCTTACTTATTGTAGGGTGGGTTAG